From the Clostridium putrefaciens genome, one window contains:
- the ffh gene encoding signal recognition particle protein, producing MAFEGLTSKLQETFKKLKGKGKLSEKDIKEAMREVKLALLEADVNYKVVKSFVSSVSEKCLGSEVLESLTPAQQVIKIVNDELTKLMGEEESKINHSDTGLTVIMLVGLQGAGKTTMGGKLALHFRKKNKKPLLVAADIYRPAAIKQLQTVGKQIDVPVFSMGDKISPVDIAKASLNFAKDNGNNVIIIDTAGRLHIDENLMEELDCIKAAINPSEILLVVDAMTGQDAVNVSESFNDKLGVSGIVLTKLDGDTRGGAALSIREITKKPIKFVGIGEKMNDIEVFHPDRMASRILGMGDMLSLIEKAQQSIDEKEAKELGNKILNQGFNFEDFLTAMSQMKKLGPLNKIMDMIPGGNSKELQGVDFNQGEKEMAKMEAIIKSMTLKERRNPNLLSAQSRKRRIANGSGVTVQEVNKIIKSFESMKKMTKQMKGMKKGMKKGPFGNFPFV from the coding sequence ATGGCTTTTGAAGGATTAACATCCAAACTTCAAGAAACTTTTAAGAAGTTAAAGGGAAAAGGGAAGCTTTCAGAAAAAGATATAAAGGAAGCCATGAGAGAGGTTAAACTTGCTCTTTTAGAGGCAGATGTAAATTATAAAGTGGTTAAAAGCTTTGTAAGTTCTGTAAGCGAAAAATGTTTGGGGTCAGAAGTTTTAGAGAGTCTAACACCTGCCCAGCAAGTTATAAAAATAGTTAATGATGAGTTAACTAAACTTATGGGTGAGGAAGAAAGTAAGATAAATCATTCTGATACTGGACTTACAGTTATAATGCTTGTAGGATTACAAGGAGCTGGTAAGACCACCATGGGAGGCAAACTTGCCCTTCATTTTAGAAAAAAGAATAAAAAACCATTGCTAGTAGCAGCAGATATATATAGACCAGCTGCAATCAAACAATTACAAACTGTAGGTAAGCAAATAGATGTTCCTGTATTTTCTATGGGAGATAAAATAAGCCCTGTAGATATAGCAAAGGCATCCTTAAACTTTGCCAAAGATAACGGGAATAATGTAATTATAATAGATACTGCAGGAAGGCTTCATATAGATGAAAATTTAATGGAGGAGCTTGATTGTATAAAAGCTGCAATAAATCCGTCTGAAATACTACTTGTAGTAGATGCTATGACTGGGCAAGATGCAGTAAATGTTTCTGAATCATTTAATGACAAACTAGGAGTTTCTGGAATAGTTTTAACTAAACTTGACGGAGATACTAGAGGGGGAGCAGCTTTATCTATTAGAGAAATAACTAAAAAACCCATTAAGTTTGTAGGCATAGGCGAAAAGATGAATGATATCGAAGTATTTCATCCTGATCGAATGGCTTCAAGAATATTAGGAATGGGTGATATGTTATCACTTATAGAAAAAGCACAACAGTCTATAGATGAAAAAGAGGCAAAGGAACTTGGAAATAAAATATTAAATCAAGGATTTAACTTTGAGGACTTTTTGACGGCTATGAGTCAGATGAAGAAACTTGGACCTTTAAATAAAATAATGGATATGATACCAGGGGGTAATTCAAAAGAATTACAAGGAGTAGACTTTAATCAAGGTGAGAAAGAAATGGCTAAGATGGAAGCTATAATAAAATCCATGACCTTAAAGGAAAGAAGAAATCCTAACTTATTAAGTGCTCAATCTAGAAAAAGGCGTATAGCTAATGGATCTGGAGTTACTGTTCAAGAAGTTAATAAAATAATAAAAAGTTTTGAAAGCATGAAAAAGATGACTAAGCAAATGAAGGGTATGAAAAAGGGAATGAAAAAAGGTCCTTTTGGAAATTTCCCATTTGTTTAA
- a CDS encoding putative DNA-binding protein, with protein MEDRFTISLLFDFYGELLTEKQLNIMNLYYNEDLSLVEIAEINETSRQAIYDTIKTCYKLLMNYESKLRLLEKSLELSENIKEICIKLDKVEKNFDSTEESYIEINNIKGILLKDINI; from the coding sequence ATGGAAGATAGATTTACTATCTCACTATTATTTGATTTTTATGGTGAACTTTTAACTGAAAAACAATTAAATATAATGAATTTGTATTACAATGAAGATCTTTCATTAGTAGAGATTGCAGAAATAAATGAAACTAGTCGTCAAGCTATATATGATACGATTAAGACATGTTATAAATTACTTATGAACTATGAGTCTAAATTGAGATTATTAGAAAAGAGCTTGGAACTATCAGAAAATATTAAAGAAATATGCATTAAGTTAGATAAAGTGGAGAAGAATTTTGATTCTACTGAAGAGAGTTATATTGAAATTAATAATATAAAAGGTATCCTTTTAAAGGATATTAATATTTAG